One genomic segment of Gemmatimonadota bacterium includes these proteins:
- a CDS encoding SMP-30/gluconolactonase/LRE family protein yields the protein MRLPLALALLIVPAVGASAQSLVITNKNESTASIITLADGKTVATLPTGNAPHEVAVSRDGKWAVATDYGAAGPGGTTLTVIDVAARKVARTITFGTHVRPHGAAFLPDHRTLVVTAERGGALVLVDVVAGTVVREEPTGQTMGHMVALSPDSKTAYVANITPGTLSIVDLAGDTPPAVVKVGTQTEAIAASPDGKMVWMGSNNTGKVFVVDLAKRAVVDSVQTSGFPYRIGFTPDSRTAIVNNPMSNEIWIFDAQTRAVKAKVAVTDPDGGDAAPFGLIVSPKGGKAWITMNGVAKVAELDIATATLTRWMATGAGPDGIGLVP from the coding sequence ATGCGCCTCCCCCTCGCCCTCGCGCTCCTGATCGTCCCCGCCGTCGGGGCATCGGCCCAGTCTCTCGTCATCACCAACAAGAACGAGAGCACCGCCTCGATCATCACGCTGGCCGACGGGAAGACGGTGGCGACGCTGCCGACCGGCAACGCCCCGCATGAGGTGGCGGTGTCGCGCGACGGGAAGTGGGCCGTGGCGACGGACTATGGCGCCGCGGGGCCTGGCGGCACGACGCTGACGGTGATCGACGTGGCCGCGCGGAAGGTGGCGCGGACGATCACCTTCGGCACCCATGTGCGGCCGCACGGCGCGGCGTTCCTGCCGGACCACCGCACCCTGGTGGTGACCGCCGAACGGGGCGGCGCGCTGGTGCTGGTCGATGTCGTGGCCGGCACCGTGGTACGGGAGGAACCGACCGGGCAGACGATGGGGCATATGGTGGCGCTCTCGCCCGACAGCAAGACCGCCTATGTGGCCAACATCACCCCGGGGACGCTGTCGATCGTCGACCTCGCCGGGGACACGCCGCCCGCCGTGGTGAAGGTCGGCACGCAGACCGAGGCGATCGCCGCGTCGCCCGACGGCAAGATGGTCTGGATGGGGAGCAACAACACCGGCAAGGTGTTCGTGGTGGACCTCGCCAAGCGCGCCGTGGTCGATTCGGTGCAGACCTCGGGCTTTCCGTACCGGATCGGCTTCACTCCCGATTCGCGGACCGCGATCGTCAACAACCCGATGAGCAACGAGATCTGGATCTTCGATGCCCAGACGCGGGCGGTGAAGGCGAAGGTGGCGGTGACCGACCCCGACGGCGGCGACGCCGCACCATTCGGGCTGATCGTCTCGCCCAAGGGCGGCAAGGCCTGGATCACCATGAACGGCGTCGCCAAGGTGGCCGAGCTCGACATTGCGACGGCCACCCTGACCCGCTGGATGGCGACCGGGGCGGGCCCCGACGGGATCGGCCTGGTCCCCTGA
- a CDS encoding DUF853 family protein → MDSKVLDAARAAFPTTGPTITLGAVLHEGECHAEPLVTVPLPMMNRHGLIAGATGTGKTKTLQLMAEQLSAAGVPVFLADIKGDVSGVAMPGEANARVTQRATDTGFGWKASGFPVEFLSLTGAHGAQLRATVSSFGPLLLAKVLGLNETQSSVLSLVFKYCDDKQLLLLDFTDLRAVLQYLTGDGAKELADYGGMSKQTVGVLLREMVELEQQGAEAFFGEPEFDLQDLLSVEADGRGLVSILELQDVQQKPALFSTFMMWMLARLYATLPEVGDLDKPKLVFFFDEAHLLFDGASKAFTDQVEQVVRLVRSKGVGVFFVTQSPKDVPADILAQLGNRVQHALRAFTPDDEKALRAAARTFPKTDFYDVQATLTTLGTGEALITTLTTRGAPTPPFATRLIPPAARMAPLTPDEMAARLAGSKQVRHYAKAIDRESARELLAERAADVAREAAEAAANAPIPVPTRSGRAPKEPPTMTEQVLKSPLTRTVVGTITRTLMGALFGAPRRRR, encoded by the coding sequence ATGGATTCCAAGGTTCTCGACGCCGCCCGGGCCGCCTTCCCGACGACCGGCCCGACCATCACCCTCGGCGCCGTCCTCCACGAAGGGGAATGCCACGCGGAACCGCTGGTGACCGTCCCGCTGCCGATGATGAATCGGCACGGGCTGATCGCCGGCGCGACCGGCACCGGCAAGACCAAGACCCTCCAGCTGATGGCCGAGCAGCTCTCGGCGGCCGGCGTCCCGGTCTTCCTCGCCGACATCAAGGGCGACGTCTCAGGCGTCGCGATGCCGGGCGAGGCCAACGCTCGCGTCACCCAGCGCGCCACCGACACCGGCTTTGGCTGGAAGGCGAGCGGCTTCCCGGTCGAGTTCCTCTCGCTCACCGGCGCCCACGGCGCCCAGCTCCGCGCCACCGTCTCGTCGTTCGGCCCGCTGCTCCTCGCCAAGGTGCTCGGCCTCAACGAGACCCAGAGCTCGGTGCTCTCGCTGGTGTTCAAGTACTGCGACGACAAGCAGCTGCTGCTGCTCGACTTCACCGACCTCCGCGCGGTGCTCCAGTACCTGACCGGCGACGGCGCCAAGGAACTCGCCGATTACGGCGGGATGTCGAAGCAGACGGTCGGCGTGCTGCTCCGCGAGATGGTCGAACTCGAGCAGCAGGGGGCCGAGGCGTTCTTCGGCGAGCCGGAATTCGACCTGCAGGACCTGCTCTCGGTGGAAGCGGATGGCCGCGGCCTCGTGAGCATCCTCGAGCTGCAGGACGTGCAGCAGAAGCCGGCGCTCTTCTCGACCTTCATGATGTGGATGCTGGCACGCCTCTATGCCACGCTCCCCGAAGTGGGCGACCTCGACAAGCCGAAGCTGGTCTTCTTCTTCGACGAAGCGCACCTGCTCTTCGATGGCGCGAGCAAGGCGTTCACCGACCAGGTGGAGCAGGTGGTGCGGCTGGTGCGCTCCAAGGGCGTCGGCGTCTTCTTTGTGACGCAGAGCCCGAAGGACGTCCCCGCCGACATCCTCGCGCAGCTCGGCAACCGGGTGCAGCACGCGCTGCGTGCCTTCACTCCCGACGACGAGAAGGCGCTCCGCGCGGCGGCCCGCACCTTCCCGAAGACCGACTTCTACGACGTGCAGGCGACGCTCACCACCCTCGGCACCGGCGAGGCGCTGATCACCACGCTGACGACGCGCGGCGCCCCGACGCCGCCGTTCGCGACGCGGCTGATCCCGCCCGCCGCCCGGATGGCGCCGCTCACCCCCGACGAGATGGCCGCGCGCCTGGCCGGGTCGAAGCAGGTGCGGCACTACGCCAAGGCGATTGACCGTGAGAGCGCTCGCGAGTTGCTCGCCGAGCGGGCGGCCGATGTGGCGCGCGAGGCGGCCGAAGCGGCAGCGAATGCGCCGATCCCGGTGCCGACACGAAGTGGCCGCGCCCCGAAGGAGCCGCCAACCATGACGGAGCAGGTGCTCAAGTCGCCGCTGACCCGGACGGTGGTCGGGACGATCACGCGGACGTTGATGGGGGCGTTGTTTGGGGCGCCGCGCAGGCGGAGATAG